The nucleotide sequence AACTGTTAGATACTTGATTATAAACTGATTATACACATACAACTGTACATATAAGCACTTACACCCAGATGCAATTAACCAATGATGGCTTCACAGCACACAGGTATTTGCTGACTTAAAGTCACTTCTGTTCCATTGTTACACTATTTGTTGCATAACCAATCAGATGGTGCTGGGAGCGGGACAGTGAGCATGACTCAGGACGACTGCAGACACATAGAGTGATGGCTACATCAGAGCCAATAAATTTGATTTCctcttctgcttttcttttttcaaatttgtgttattttgccAAAACGGTTTTTCCTTGTAAATTTACCAActccaaacagacacacattttaAGTATGATTGTTAAAACAAGTTGTGCAATAAAGTTCTacagttgagtgtgtgtttttgtgaaaattCAACACAAAGCTTGTTGCGTTAGAAGTTACACAAAATGTGGGGTCCTTCTAGAAACACATTAGTGTGTTGTAAGTTGATATGAACACATCTGCTTTTGAGTGTATGTTTTAATGTTACACTCTGAATACCATCTCGTCGTTGTTGCCACATGGCTGCTGTTTATCAAAAGTTACAAACAAACCTCTTGATCTCTTCCTCAATGCTTTACACAACATTTCAAGCACAAAGTAAATCCTCCCTGTCATGCACGCACATCAAAtttatgcacaaaaacacacacattgagaacGAGTGTCCACACGCAGCACCAAAGCAGCAGAGGATTAAATGATGAGATCAGCCAAACACACATGCGCGCACCCGCGTGCATCATCCTCCCTGTCAGCATGGCTATAGCTCTGCTGTGGCGGGCTGGTAAAAAGTGAGTGTTATGGTCTTACGTAAGGGCTTTTACACAGACCTCAGCGtgcaggaacacagagaggaagctgaatagaaagaggggagggggggtgttgcTGCACCATTACAAAGGGGATTCGCACTGCACCAAATCCTCCTTCTAATACGCTTCATGTGCTGCacccacaacacaacaacatgtgATCTGTCTAGCAACATGTGTCTTCTTGAAATGATGAGACCTTCGATTTCATGTttataatgcacacacacacacacactcacaggttcTGTCTCCACATGTATCAGCCATGTGTCAGCAGGTTCTTTGTTGTCATGTTGCTCGTCTGTCCCCGTTCCCGcatatatttttccttttaccCCTCTGGAGTCAAACAGCAGACAATGACACATCCATCAGGCTTTCATCCAAGCAATCAATAAAAGGTATTGATGACCTATTACACCCAAGCCAAGCAGAGCTCTTTGCCGCGTGTGACACCACAACAAAAATGCAACACGCCACACATCAACAAAAAGCATCTCTGTTTCTCGCCATGTCTCCCATCCACAGCTATGTGCCCCTTGGGGGATTGGAGCCCCCAGGATGTGCTGGTGTGAagaatggagggggggggtgaaggaGAGAAGGGCTCaatcttgtttctctttgtatATAAGTACATGATTAAGCACATGAAGCTGCCGCCATTAAAATGTAAGTAATCTGTATGTGTGGTTACAAAGAGTCATGAGCTTGTCTGTCAGCGCAAACACagttttattaattaaataagaaaagtgAAAGGACTTCACACTGTGAACAGATGgttgaatataaatacaaatcaaaacaaaactatgTTTTCAATGCAGTGATCAGTTTgtaggagaggaaggagagaaggaaaacaaaaacagagggagCTGAGCCACATGGCAGTATTCTGGCCTCCATGTTTGATGCCATCCCTGTGCAGCAGCTCAACAAATTAATTAACCAGATATATAAAGCGAAATGATATATTCCTGTTTAGTTTAACAATTTGATCGGTAAAGGTGTAATTTCCCTATTCACAGAGtcataattgttttttattatatttttgtacCACTCAGCCAACTGTTTTCATCAATATCACAACTGTCGTTTGAAGAAAACCTTATTTCTTACCAGGCATGATGGTTTATATTGTTTCCCACCTTATATATTACTCCATCAATTTTTCCACCTGATTTCTTTCAATCCATTCCTCAGCTCAGAGGAAGgatgaatgattgattgattgcatGCTACTGTAAATTTAAAAAGACATAAATGGACATGATCATACTCGGATCTCCAAATGACCTTTACTCTGCCCTTTCCTCCGGGTGAGAAATACTTGCACAGCAGACCTGGGATCAGGTTACTCCAGAGCCTGCTCTATGCTACACCATCAGGAGGCTGAAAAGATACCTGAACCTGGAGCAACCTTGTGGATCAATCTTCTGTTCCCAAACCAGATGGAAAGCTATCATGAACTAGAACAACCCTCAAATGTCATTGGAACTCATTGTGGCTCAGATTAGAGAAAACTTGCCTTTTCCAACGAAAACCTCTCTCTTTCGTCTGAAGGGTGGAGAACACTCTGCCCCCAGTAACTTGCCTCACTGAGTCACTGACAAAGGCCCTTTAGGACTTCAACACACACTACTCATTCTTAATACAAGTGCACACACTGTGCAGTAGTGTGTCTCCGTTTCTCAAAACACTCGGGGGCTTAGAAAATAGTAGATTCCGCTCATTTGTCTTGCCCCCACAAATAGAGGGACAAAGAGGATAACAGACCAACACAGGGGAAAATATATGCTGACCAATGACCTACAAAGATGTCAAGCTACATTCAGATTCACACGCAGCTAACGGTGGTTCCTAGAATGAGGTTGTACAACAAGTACAAAAGCCAGGAAATGGGGGCAAAGGACTCTACTCTGAGTTAGCATCAGTCCAAGAAGCTGGTGCAATCACAGTTTGAGATCTGTGCAATGTGACTCAGGAAAACAGGGCTTACAAAACAGTATGATATCCAGTGAAGGACAAAGTGCTAACTAGAAAAAAATAGTCGCTTGTGTCTTTAGAGAAGAAAGTCATCCAGTGTAGCTACAAGGACCATGTCAAAGGCTGAACAGTGTATGTCTAAGATCCCTCAGTGTAAGATGATGTTCCTGACCTTTGTgccgggtgtgtgtgtgtggcactgcatgcagagatggagaaaaaaatgtttgtgtacatgaacaatttcctgtgtgtgtgtccgtgtgttaTGACACATCAGTGCAAGGGATCCCTCCAGGTAGAATATTGCGATAGTTTTCCAAGTTTCAGTCTGTAGCTTAAAACTTGTAAATCccagagatggatggatgtactCCCAGTGATGCAGTGATGCAGATCCATAGGTCACAGGCTGAATCAAaacttccaaaataaaataatttaccGGTCAACAAAGTGGAGAAATCTGCAGAGAAGCTTTCCTGTATAAGTTGTATAACCAGTTCAGATCTCagaattcattttgaaatatgcACATTTAGTTTGAATAAACTGTGCAGTCACATGAAGAGCatctttgaaaatgtaaaatacacatacaacagtgaaaacaaaaaaaaagtggatCATCCAAGGCTGTGGATGTTGTTTATGTCTATTAGAGGACGTAAAATGAAGACTGTTTTTTCAAACTTTGGCTCTAAAATCAGAGGATTAGGAGGTACTTTGTTACTGATTAGACAAGATGACAagctcaaaacaaaaagaaaaactctgatTAGATTAGGTCCTTCTGAGCAAATTGAGTTATGCAATGTGGAACTCCATAAGAAAAACAtgagatataaaaaaaagtgctctgctgtttttttccgTCTTTATCGCAGTGTGCAGTCTTGAGCTGAATTAAAGTTTCAGTACATCGGGAGTTTTTCCAGGAAGTTACAAGGCAAATGTGTCTATTGCAAGTCCATGGATTGTCAAGAGTCAACCTCCAATGTTCCTGCGAGGGGCCATGAAGTGTTAACCCAGTTTTTTGGAGTCTCCTCGTGACTTTCTCAAGTGAACAAACCCACTCATTCTAGTTGTTGTAAGCCAAAACACTTGAGGAGTGAGTGCTTTTAAGATTTCAGAGGAATTTATAGGCTGTTAACTCCACAGCTCAACATTTTTCTGCCTGGGAAAACGTTTGGCTTTGCATGAACAGCACTGTAGAAAGATACAAACTCAAGTCCAGACATTAATGGGGGAGAACTAGCAGTTTGACAGAAACTACTTCTTGTGGGCAGTTCCTCTGCTGCCAGGTTTGTTTCCAGATCGACGGACAGGCACCTTGGATACAGGGATTCTGGTGCGAACTGGGGGAGGCGCTTCGGTCTTTGGTGGTTGGGATTCAGCCTCCAGGACGGACGACAGGGCTGACTGGCTCACAGAGTGGGGAGGTGATGACTGTTTGTTGCTTACTGGGATTTTGGAGTCCCGTGGAAGGCTGGCGCTGCCTTTCATTGATcgaaatgaagaagaggaggaggaggaaggaggagttGTCTGGGATGTGGGGCTCAGTTTGTACTCAGTAGATGGAGAAGGGGTACTGTTTAGATCATCATCTCCTTCCTGTTCGTCATCATCTCCATGCTCTTCAGGGTCATTGTAAAGGTCATACAGTTGGTCTCCAGAGCAGCTGTCGCGAGATAGGGCCATCCTCTGATTACGCTGCAGCCTGCTCTCATCAGGCGTCGCTGTGGGTGTTGCTGAGGGTGTGTCCCAGTAGCCCTCATCACTGAGTGGCTCTTTCTCACCAGGTGATGTTGGATGGCGGccatgtgtgtgagggagggagcTTTTAGCTGCCCGAACTGCAGCTCCACCGACTACTGGAATTTTGCTGAGCCCCAATGCCTTCACCTGGGGTACCTTCCTTTCTGAAATTCTGGAGGCTAGAGGAAGGTGGCTGCTTGAGGGGTTGGAGCGAGGGGGATACGTGGAAGTAGGGGTGGTTGAGGGAGGCTGGTGCAATCGGGGCAAAGCTGGAGAGTTGTCCCCCGTGGAGGGCAGCATGTGCCAGAGCCCTTGCATGTCTGCATCGTCCACTCCTTCTGGACTTGCCATTTCTTCCCCTCCACCCATGTAAGCCACCACGCCACTACCAGCTGGGTGCTGCTTTGGTGGAGGTGGCGCCCGAGCCCGGGCTGGGAGGGAGGCAGGAACTGAGCTTAAGGAAACAGAGAAGATTGGCTGGGTCAGCTGGGAAGGTAGAGGCGGTTTGGATGGGGATCCACGGGATGTGGCACTAGCGATACCAACTGCTCTACCAACACCTGCTCCCACGGGCCCCCCTCCTCCGccactactgctgctgcttgtgCCACTACCACCATTACCCGCCGGACCCTCGTCATCTGCATCGGCAGTAATGTCCCCACAGCCTGTCAGTGAATCAAAGCTTTTAAGGGATGTGACGtcagtgaagaggagagagcaTAGTCTGTCCACCGAAGGTTCCGAGGGCGGGTCACCCGTGCTGCAACGGTCCAAGGGGGGTGAAGCGAGGGAGGGGCTGAGGCTGGAAATTGAGGCTTTGGCTTTTTGTATGGTCGGGCGAAGTGGCGAGTCAGTCGGTGTGTAAGGAAAGGGGGAGTCTGGTTCAACAGATGGCCCTGTCATGGCAACACAGTGTTGTGGTGTCATGGTAACAGTAGTAATGGGAGTCTCTGTTGCTTGGATGTTGGGCTCTGCCTCTGCATTGACACAATCCTCTTGGTGATGATGCGGAGGTGGTTCAAGGGTGAGAGTAATATCCTTTACCTTCTCAGAGTCGGTACTATCCCCATCCTTCTCCTTGGGACCTTCCACCTCTACCCCATCTCCCTCGTTAGTTTTTTCCTTTCGTCTCCATCGCATGCTGCTAAAGAAGCCCTTTAGGCCCCTCCCTCTTCTAACAAGTCCCGACCCCCCATTTTCACTCGACCTAAAACTCCCACGTCGGAGTAGAGAGAAGAAACTCAGCGATTTGCTGAGAGACCTCACCGGTCCTGCCTCCAGGCTGGCGAGCCCATCCCCTCTCTGTCCATCAGTGTCGTTGTTTGAGCCTATTAGTCCATCGTGGGTTTTGCTCCTAACAAGCTCCGCCGCCGAGCCGTTCCCATTCAAAGAATTCCCATTGTCAGAATTCCCATTGCTCCCGCTGTTTGTGGCCCCTTTGTtcctgaaggagaagaagctggCCATTCCGGAGCCGGTGCGTCGCTTTCCGAAGAGTTTGAAGGCAGCTTTGTTGATCTTCCCTGTGGGCTGGGGGTCACACTGAGGGGCCACAGGAGGCTCTACGCACTCAGACTGCACCTCCATTATCTAGCTCTCGCTATCACTCCCACTCTACTGCTCCCTCGAGCTCTCTAGCTGCCTTgctatcctctctctctctctggcaacACATacactcaccctctctctccaccctgCTGTCTGGTCCTCTCACTCCCACTCTGACTTACTCTAACGCATGCCTGCTGGttttctctccctgcctccctctctctctctctctctctctctctctgggtgctGCTCCTTACTGTATCCATAGCAACTGGGTGGGCTAAGCAGCTTTCGTCAACGTTGGCGGGGTGCCAGTGTCTTTCCTCCCCACCCTCCCCCcatcctcgtcctcctctcatcctccaccCAATGCACTGTTTGCTCATTTCATTTAACTGTTTATCAATCTACGAGCCCGGACCTCGTTACATCCATTCCTTTGGTTCTGCACAGGTTTCATCTGCACACGTCTCAGTGCATTTGGCAAATGGAGAGGTACGCACTCACCGATGCAATATGAAAAATTAAACATGAGTTCAATATATTTATGCTCACGCTCTCATTGAGTCATGCGAGTGGAATGGTAAATCACAAGGGCTGTACTTatgtttgtttggatttgatgctgtttaTCTATATGGGAAGACGGGAAACAAATGAAAGCAAATTACTCAATAGCTGCAAGTTTTAcgaatataaatattttagttgaCGTGTCTTACTTCACCATCCCAAGAGGTAGGTCAAGTTTCATGCAAACCGTCGCAAGACATTACAAATTCATTGAATCACTCACATCATCtcgcaaaaataataataaaaaaataagcatGTCACAAGCTGGATTGAAATGCAAGACCTGCTGATCAACAGTATGAGTGGGCTTAAGCCGGGATatggattatatatatttcagtgttgttatgcagacacatgcagacacactcaTATCCAGCTCAGACATGCCTCCAACACAGTTTGGGCCAGACACACAATATAGGCCATATGGCCTTGAGCCCTCTTCCATATGGACACACAGGGCAAGGAGCTATGACAACACATCTAACTGTCATCCTGAGTGGGttcgtctgtgtgtctgtgtgtttgtgaccaCAATAAACAGAAGCCTCGTGGTTTTCTGTTTCCAGTTTAACCAATCATGTTTGAGCAGGCTCTGTTAACCTGTAGGTAAACAGTCCGTGTGGAGATCAAAAGAGGCCAAATACTTTGCTATCTGCTTTTTAACTTATCTGGAGAGATTAGCCAAAGTGTCCTCTGGACCTTTTAACACCTACAAAAgcatcactgtttgtgttctgtgtggaAATATGTTTGATGTGCATGGACTCGATTAACTGATTGTTAATAGTGTATGCTGATTGGATACCAGCTGTCTACTCcggaagccccaaaatattggctaTTTCCCCTAGAGGCTAATTTGTCGTCAAACTTTAGCTGATGTGCTCTGAGATTGGTGTGTTTACGACGTGCAGCCAAGAGAACAACCTTTCTTTTGACATTAGATATTAATGAGATTAATGTAAAAGACAATAGTTTGAGTGGGAGCACTGCAGCTTTCCTCGAGGAAGGTATATCTCTTATCCACCTGCCTTGGCTTCTCCAGTTTTCGTGCTGAGCATGATCCACTATGGGTGCTCTTTTCACTGCCTATTCTATCCTCCCAACCCCCATGAATTCTCCCAGATACCCCGACCCACTTACAAGCCTCTGCTCCCCACCTTCCTTTCCTCCCCtactccttttttctctctctctctctctcctcctcctcctcctcctactccttaGTCGCTGTGGGCACACAGGCTCTCCTCTTCCAGCCCACTGCTATCAAACAATGTCTGCATTCATCCGCCtaaggcaacacacacacacacacacacacacacacacccacagatcCACAGACGTCCTCACACCCACACAAGCACATTCTGTGGGCTTCCCCAGAGTGAAGCGCTGGAGCGTATCTTCCTTATGCTCGTCCCCCCAATGAGACAGATAATCTGCCCACTCGGCCCACAAGTCAGTCACCTCAGCCGGCCCGCTTACCAGACAGTCAGTCACCCAGTGTGCAGTTTTTCAGGTACATCAGATACTCAGGCAGAATGCCCCACGGCCAGCAGCTACAGCTACAGCAGGTCAGCTGGCTGTTGGGTGGACGTGAAGCCGGCACTGAGCAGCAGATGGCTGGTGGATTGAGGAGAGGGCTCAGTTATCACACGGTGAGACAAAGGATATTTGACGAGTTCTAGGGGTGGAAATGCACATCGTCATGCTTGTTTAAAACCTCAAGACAACAGAAAAGAAGCATTATCAGAAACCCGACAGCTTGGATTGGTCGTATTTGGTAGATGGAAATCTCCAGTTTAGAGGATGATACCGAGACACAACAAGAAACTATAGCTGTCTCTGAACTTCTAAACTCTAACAATGGGGGTCTATAAGCTTTTCGATGGATATTTCTGATTGGATCTACATTTGCAGAATGCAACATGTGCATTGTTCACAACTGTCATGATTAATTTCTCTGCTGTGTCTTTTCAACTGTAAAAGAGAAGACAAAGTGCACATGTGCAATAGAagaagcaccccccccccccttttttttttttgtctaactAGGGTTCCCATTTCAGCCCCTTGAGGGAATCTCGGCACTAAGTGGGACAGTTAGAGGAcatttccctcttcctctgtgctgtgtttttctaATAATACTGCTCACGTGTGTGGGCGTGCGATGCAGCATGTGCAACTTTTGCACAGTGCCTTCATCTATGTGCTGAATGTGCTCTCAAACTCTCTGGCCAAGCTTGCCTCAGGATATGAATATTGATGTATTTAAAAGcacttgggtgtgtgtgtgtgtgtgtgtgtgtgtgtaagtgtgtgacagaggagaggatggatggatagatggatgtatTGAGTATGTTATTCAATAAGATGACGAGATGCTGGATATATAACATTCAAATAGCAAAGTTCCACACAAATTAGTGATATGAAGTTAAAGGGACAGTTATTACACTGACATGTATTCATGTACACATTTGATTCCATTGATATTATTcgttttgttattattactttacatataagtacttgactccCTCATTGCAAATTTCCCCTTTGTgtgactaataaaggattatcttatcttatcttatcttatcttacaaGTAGCCTGCACATCACTGCACATTTGCAAGTATTTGCGCGGGGTTGTCCTTTCAGATTTCAGGGACAAACAAAAACGTGCCTGTTTCTGTGAATGTTTCACTATTTGCATGTAAAAGTGCAAAGATCCTTTGATGCAAAATCCTCCAGAGATGCAAATAATTGCTGAGAAttgcatttgtctgtttttccctgcacaatagaGACTCCACCTCTGATTCTCCTGTGATTATTCCACTGTCTCCTGGACACAATGTAATTGTCTTACCTTTTAAACTATGTGTTATCATCCAACTTGACTGTCATGAGATAGGCACATACATTGATTTCCCAATAATGGGAACTTGTCTTTGTTCAGTGGATGTTACAGTTTGGTGCCAGACCTACAGTTAAACCTTATGTTATGTAGAACAGCaaagacatttcaaaataattttcaagATAAAAAGTCGAAGTGCAACCACAAACATCATGTTTATTCTTCATGAGATGCTTTTAAGTTTCATTGATAGTGTTCAATTAGTGATATAATTTTAATCAGATTAATAATATTGTGAGTATGTGTGTCCTTCATCATTTCTTCATCATCGTCTTCCAGATACAGATTAAACTAAgctatattgtgtgtgtgtgtgtgtgtgtgtgtgtacagtagtAAATCCCTGGGATTACCCTCTCTGCCCTTTTGTTACTGTTAGTAATCAACAGGGAGTGGTACTAACTGTTGTTAATCCATTTTAGCACAGACTCCACAAACACTTTTACGCTCccaaaactgcacacacacacacaccctcaaccgcccccataaaaataaaataaattatccAAATAACTCTTATAACATTCTAATTTCTTTCTGAATATTTGATGATGTTGGGCGACATCAAGCTCGACGTTacccagagaggagagagactttTCTCTGAGAAGAGCATGTTCACATCTTGAGGGCAGGTGAGGCTGCTTTCATGAATTTAACTGCAACAACTTAAACACTTTGACACACATTAGATGTCACTTTAGGTGTAGTCATCCTGGAGACTTACACAATACCCTATCCTCTTTGATTTTTATCTTTTGCAGAGGAGAGAACCtcgaaaaatacattttttaacaatGCATGATGTAATTTTCTGACTCCTTCGTGACTCATCACACATTTTATGATCAGGATTCATTTTCTAATCATAGCTTAAGATTGTCTCTTGTGGATAAATCttagaaaatgtttgttttggaaCATATTTTTACTGACATTTGACCTTTGATCAGCTCCAGCAGTTAATGATGAAGAGATATCCTCCTGAGAAATACCCCCACGTGTTTGGTGACACTAAGGCAGTGTATTGTTGAGTAATTTAATACACATGCACGCACCTAACATCTCCCTATTTTCTGGTTTTTCTATTCAGTGAACATTTCTAGATGACCTTTCCGCTTTAGTTTCCTCATGCCTCATCTTTGTTGGTTTGTCCCTTTTGCTTCCTGTAGAGTTTGGACTTTTAGTTTGTTTGATGGCCTTGTTGTTTCAGTCTGCTTTTGTGTCTGAAACTACAAGAAGATTCTGTCGGCCATGCTATGCCATACTCGACACTAATGATAAAACACCAtactttgaaaatataaaaaaggctaaaatacatgaaatgtgaaaaattcATGATAAAAGTGAATGAATAGGAGGAGTGCAGTTGCCTGAGTGTCCAAACCATTGCATGACAATTGGTGAAATATCATCAGTTGGTGGATTTCAGTCAAATGttagatggagaaagagagagagacacagacccACACCAACAACCTGCATGGAcaccacctgtgtgtgtgtgtgtgtgtgtgtatacagtgtgtgtttatgtgggcTGTGTTTGCCTGTCTtgcatgagtgtgtttatgttgagTGTAAGTACAGTAGTGTTTCCTCCTTGTCTCCAGTGTTCTACCAGCATGGCATGTGCTGCACATCTGAATGATTCAGAACCCTGGGAGAGCCCAGCAGCAGCTTGTCCTCAATGTTTAATGTGAGATAATATGCACAAGTAGGCTACATGAGGACGACAGCCTGAACGCAGAGAGCCGGCACACACAGTGTTCGAGGTGCGTTGACTTAGACTAAACATTCCGACCTTGTCACAAACACTGGATTATCCTGAAGCACGGGTGGGGAACCCCCTCCAGCCCCCAGCCCACCAGAGAACACAAGCTGGCCAGTGAGAGGTCGAGTTCCAAGGACAAAGGCACTTGGGTAGAGTTAACGTATCAAACCCAGCGGAGATTCAACACACTGAAATGAGTTGGGCGGTATTTGTTACCTCCAttaagttatgttttcaccacatttgtttgattgttagCAGGATAATCCCCAGAACAAAAGATTAATATTGGGGACTCCAGAGTTACTTTTTGAATGCTGGGGAAAATAGAGCAAATCTTACCCTGAATGATTTTCataataaattacattattaACAAATTAACAATGAATAGAAATGATCtggaaattggtgaaaacaaTAGAACaattcaaaaaacaaatctttgctgaaaactctcttttatatttcttctaTGTGTGGGTACTTATTGCACCAATCACTGGGTCCCTTTTTCTTTCAATTGACAGAGCTTTGGAATAAAGCTGACACAAGGGGTACAGACATAACACTGTATCTGCACTGTAGGCTGGTGTAGCTGAAGAAGGATCTGATTATTTACTCAGAGACTGACCCATCTGAGGATatggtttcagtttgtctgatggCTGAGtgacaacaaaatacaaaagtcTCTTTatgaacactgtgtgtgaggATGGTGACGACTGTTTTCTAAAGGAGGAAGTTCACTACCAAAGCTGTAAGCTCAAATTTCTTAATGTAATTTAATAGCCTAAAGGctttattaaaaagaaatagcCGAAGGGAAATAAGTTTGGTGTTGCGATGCACAATGCACACAAGACGCAAATAGACCATGAATTTGCATTTCACAGAAACCCATTTGACTGATTTTCCTTGTGTCCTCCAGCTTTAACATCACGTCTCTCTGCAGCAAACTGATTGAGGGGCGTGTTTGCTCGTACAGTATAAATCAAATCCTTTCTGAGCTTTGACATGAATCAAAACTTACAACCGTAGTCTGGCACTAACACAGAATTACTGTATTATGTTCTCAACAAATTTGAGCAGAGCCAAAGTACATTTTGgctaaaaaataaatgtcaatatAAGGCCCCAATTCACATGGTACATCCCCTGGGATCCCAATGTTCCCAAATAGATAAACTATAGATTACATTTTATGCAGATATACTTATATAATTGCGGTGTGGGGTTATTATTGAGCTCCTGAAAACGTATTGGAGAATTAGGATTATTTTCAAAAACccttctataaaaaaaaaattaaaaaaggccTGCAAATCATGTCTTTTATTTGACAAGCTGACTCATGACCTGAGGCCTCGTCTGTtttcagcgtgtgtgtgagacagtgacCCCCCGATCACGGTCAACCGTCATAAAGCA is from Paralichthys olivaceus isolate ysfri-2021 chromosome 17, ASM2471397v2, whole genome shotgun sequence and encodes:
- the amer2 gene encoding APC membrane recruitment protein 2; translated protein: MEVQSECVEPPVAPQCDPQPTGKINKAAFKLFGKRRTGSGMASFFSFRNKGATNSGSNGNSDNGNSLNGNGSAAELVRSKTHDGLIGSNNDTDGQRGDGLASLEAGPVRSLSKSLSFFSLLRRGSFRSSENGGSGLVRRGRGLKGFFSSMRWRRKEKTNEGDGVEVEGPKEKDGDSTDSEKVKDITLTLEPPPHHHQEDCVNAEAEPNIQATETPITTVTMTPQHCVAMTGPSVEPDSPFPYTPTDSPLRPTIQKAKASISSLSPSLASPPLDRCSTGDPPSEPSVDRLCSLLFTDVTSLKSFDSLTGCGDITADADDEGPAGNGGSGTSSSSSGGGGGPVGAGVGRAVGIASATSRGSPSKPPLPSQLTQPIFSVSLSSVPASLPARARAPPPPKQHPAGSGVVAYMGGGEEMASPEGVDDADMQGLWHMLPSTGDNSPALPRLHQPPSTTPTSTYPPRSNPSSSHLPLASRISERKVPQVKALGLSKIPVVGGAAVRAAKSSLPHTHGRHPTSPGEKEPLSDEGYWDTPSATPTATPDESRLQRNQRMALSRDSCSGDQLYDLYNDPEEHGDDDEQEGDDDLNSTPSPSTEYKLSPTSQTTPPSSSSSSSFRSMKGSASLPRDSKIPVSNKQSSPPHSVSQSALSSVLEAESQPPKTEAPPPVRTRIPVSKVPVRRSGNKPGSRGTAHKK